In one window of Streptomyces roseofulvus DNA:
- a CDS encoding xanthine dehydrogenase small subunit has translation MTAARITVNGQDMPVAPAAPHTTLLDLLRERGLTGTKEGCAEGECGACAVLVARPGTHEATDWVAVNACLLPAASLDGQEVVTSEGLARPAGDAHAPAALHPVQEEMAVRGGSQCGYCTPGFVCSMAAEYYRPDRRPHADPTDAGTDPEHGPNGFDLHALSGNLCRCTGYRPIRDAAFAVGMPAEDDPLARRREQAPPEAVATAYTRDGSTYLRKSTLDETLRLLRERPDAVVVAGSTDWGVEVNIRSRRADCVVAVDRLPELRELRFASGHIEIGAALTLTEIERRLDGAVPLLAELFPQFASRLIRNGATLGGNLGTGSPIGDSPPALLALEASVLLADADGEREVPLAEYFTGYRQSVRRPGELIRAVRVPLPLSPVTAFHKIAKRRFDDISSVAVAFALDIEDGTVRKARIGLGGVAATPIRALATEAALEGRPWTAETAEAAAGVLRTEGTPLDDHRASAAYRAEMLGQSLRKLYARTTEAVSS, from the coding sequence GTGACAGCGGCACGGATCACGGTCAACGGGCAGGACATGCCGGTAGCACCGGCCGCCCCCCACACCACCCTCCTCGACCTCCTGCGCGAACGCGGCCTCACCGGCACCAAGGAGGGCTGCGCCGAAGGCGAGTGCGGCGCCTGCGCGGTCCTGGTCGCCCGCCCCGGGACGCACGAGGCCACCGACTGGGTGGCCGTCAACGCCTGCCTCCTCCCGGCCGCTTCGCTCGACGGACAGGAGGTCGTCACCTCCGAAGGCCTCGCCCGCCCGGCGGGCGACGCCCACGCGCCGGCCGCGCTGCACCCGGTGCAGGAGGAGATGGCGGTCCGCGGCGGCTCCCAATGCGGGTATTGCACACCGGGGTTCGTCTGCAGCATGGCCGCCGAGTACTACCGCCCCGACCGCAGGCCGCACGCCGACCCCACCGATGCCGGCACCGACCCCGAGCACGGTCCGAACGGCTTCGACCTCCACGCGCTGAGCGGGAACCTGTGCCGCTGCACCGGCTACCGCCCCATCCGCGACGCCGCGTTCGCCGTCGGCATGCCCGCCGAGGACGACCCCCTGGCCCGGCGCCGCGAGCAGGCCCCGCCGGAAGCGGTGGCCACCGCGTACACCCGGGACGGCAGCACGTACCTGCGGAAGAGCACCCTGGACGAGACCCTGCGACTGCTGCGCGAGCGGCCCGACGCCGTGGTGGTCGCCGGCTCCACCGACTGGGGCGTCGAGGTCAACATCCGTTCCCGCCGGGCGGACTGCGTCGTCGCCGTCGACCGGCTGCCCGAACTCCGCGAGCTGCGCTTCGCGTCCGGCCACATCGAGATCGGGGCGGCGCTGACGCTCACCGAGATCGAGCGCCGCCTCGACGGAGCCGTCCCCCTCCTCGCCGAACTGTTCCCGCAGTTCGCGTCCCGGCTCATCCGCAACGGCGCGACCCTCGGCGGCAACCTGGGGACCGGATCCCCCATCGGGGACAGCCCGCCGGCCCTGCTCGCGCTGGAGGCGTCGGTGCTGCTCGCCGACGCCGACGGCGAGCGCGAGGTCCCGCTGGCGGAGTACTTCACCGGCTACCGGCAGAGCGTGCGCCGTCCCGGCGAGCTGATCCGCGCGGTGCGCGTCCCCCTGCCCCTCTCGCCGGTCACCGCCTTCCACAAGATCGCCAAGCGGCGCTTCGACGACATCTCCAGCGTCGCCGTCGCCTTCGCCCTCGACATCGAGGACGGGACCGTCCGCAAGGCCCGGATCGGCCTGGGCGGCGTTGCGGCCACCCCGATCCGCGCCCTCGCCACCGAGGCGGCCCTGGAGGGCCGGCCCTGGACGGCGGAGACCGCCGAGGCCGCGGCCGGGGTGCTGCGGACCGAGGGCACCCCCCTGGACGACCATCGCGCGAGCGCCGCCTACCGCGCCGAGATGCTCGGCCAGAGCCTGAGGAAGCTGTACGCGCGAACCACCGAGGCGGTGTCGTCATGA
- a CDS encoding MerR family transcriptional regulator — MDDTVHGITTGAVARRLGVSPTTVRSWDRRYGIGPAVRADGRHRRWSPTDIAVLEEMCRLTASGVPPADAARAAREVGASAAPDPRPGPGRRATAGSGLPLGDVRQECRGLARAAVRLDGPLMETILRSALATYGLVTTWEEIMTPTLHAVGRKWESSGDRYVEVEHLLSWHISTALRQAAVTGPPAAPEAPPTVLACVPAEQHTLPLEALAAALAERSLPTRMFGAAVPAEALDAAVRRSGPAAVVLWSQARSTANHALARHIAGTAFGVRGARTAPLVLLAGPGWRGRTPDPGTARPAGLREAIDVVSRLYGEPAGGGDERTGGTGP; from the coding sequence ATGGATGACACCGTGCACGGCATCACCACGGGCGCCGTCGCCCGGCGCCTGGGCGTCTCCCCGACCACCGTGCGGTCCTGGGACCGTCGGTACGGGATCGGCCCCGCCGTCCGCGCCGACGGGCGGCACCGGCGCTGGAGCCCGACGGACATCGCGGTGCTGGAGGAGATGTGCCGTCTCACGGCGTCGGGCGTCCCGCCCGCCGACGCCGCGCGGGCCGCCCGGGAGGTGGGGGCCTCGGCGGCGCCTGATCCGCGTCCCGGGCCGGGCCGGCGTGCCACGGCCGGCAGCGGGCTGCCGCTGGGCGACGTGCGGCAGGAGTGCCGCGGGCTCGCCCGCGCCGCCGTGCGCCTCGACGGGCCCCTCATGGAGACCATCCTCCGGTCGGCCCTGGCGACGTACGGGCTGGTCACCACCTGGGAGGAGATCATGACTCCGACGCTGCACGCGGTGGGCCGGAAGTGGGAATCGTCGGGCGACCGCTACGTCGAGGTCGAGCACCTGCTCTCCTGGCACATCTCCACCGCACTGCGGCAGGCCGCCGTCACCGGACCGCCGGCCGCCCCCGAGGCTCCCCCGACCGTGCTGGCCTGCGTCCCCGCCGAGCAGCACACGCTGCCGCTGGAGGCGCTCGCCGCCGCCCTCGCCGAACGGTCCCTGCCGACCAGGATGTTCGGCGCCGCCGTGCCCGCCGAGGCGCTCGACGCGGCGGTGCGCCGGTCGGGGCCGGCCGCCGTGGTCCTGTGGTCCCAGGCCCGCTCCACCGCGAACCACGCGCTGGCCCGGCACATCGCCGGGACGGCGTTCGGCGTACGGGGCGCCCGCACCGCTCCTCTGGTCCTCCTCGCGGGCCCCGGCTGGCGCGGCCGCACACCCGACCCCGGCACGGCACGCCCGGCCGGCCTGCGGGAGGCGATCGACGTCGTCTCCCGCCTGTACGGAGAACCTGCCGGGGGCGGGGACGAGCGGACCGGCGGCACCGGGCCCTGA
- a CDS encoding LysR family transcriptional regulator ArgP: MEELPLDQVRTLLAVVDEGTFDAAAAALHVTPSAVSQRVKALEQRTGRVLLMRTKPVRPTESGEVVVRFARQLARLERDARAELGLAAEPGPVRIPIAVNADSLATWFLPALTRVPQSPPICFELYREDESHTTALLREGQVMAAVTSSPDPVAGCTVRRLGLARYRAAATPAFAAAHLAGPLPEALREAPTVVFDRRDRLQDAFVQSLTGGRWGAGPVRHLVPTSDGFRDAVAFGLGWGMVPEPQAEPLLRSGRLVELAPGRPMDVPLYWQQWKLDSPALSTVAQVVATAAAEALLKGRESGPPEHP; the protein is encoded by the coding sequence ATGGAAGAGCTTCCCCTGGACCAGGTCCGGACGCTGCTGGCGGTGGTCGACGAGGGCACCTTCGACGCAGCGGCCGCCGCCCTGCACGTGACCCCGTCCGCCGTCAGCCAGCGCGTCAAGGCGCTGGAGCAGCGCACCGGCCGAGTCCTGCTGATGCGGACCAAGCCGGTGCGTCCCACCGAGTCCGGCGAGGTCGTGGTGCGGTTCGCCCGCCAGCTGGCCCGGCTGGAGCGGGACGCCCGCGCCGAGCTGGGCCTGGCGGCCGAGCCGGGTCCGGTCCGGATCCCGATCGCGGTGAACGCGGACTCCCTGGCCACCTGGTTCCTGCCCGCCCTCACCCGGGTCCCGCAGTCCCCGCCGATCTGCTTCGAGCTCTACCGCGAGGACGAGTCCCACACCACCGCCCTGCTGCGCGAGGGGCAGGTCATGGCGGCCGTCACGTCCTCCCCCGACCCGGTGGCCGGCTGCACGGTGCGGCGGCTGGGCCTGGCCCGCTACCGGGCGGCGGCCACGCCCGCCTTCGCCGCCGCCCACCTCGCCGGACCCCTGCCGGAGGCGCTGCGCGAGGCCCCGACGGTGGTCTTCGACCGGCGCGACCGCCTCCAGGACGCCTTCGTGCAGTCGCTCACCGGGGGCCGCTGGGGCGCGGGACCGGTGCGCCACCTGGTACCCACGTCCGACGGCTTCCGGGACGCGGTGGCCTTCGGCCTCGGCTGGGGCATGGTCCCCGAGCCACAGGCGGAACCGCTGCTGCGCTCGGGCCGGCTGGTGGAACTGGCACCGGGGCGGCCCATGGACGTCCCCCTGTACTGGCAGCAGTGGAAACTGGACTCACCCGCCCTGTCCACCGTGGCCCAGGTCGTGGCGACGGCCGCCGCGGAGGCCCTGCTGAAGGGCCGGGAAAGCGGTCCGCCCGAGCACCCCTGA
- a CDS encoding sigma-70 family RNA polymerase sigma factor — protein MTADRTTGVLTAVDDVADDDGIARGLVGGDEQCLAAAYRRWGPLVQALAARALGDPREAEDVTQQVFVAVWRGRANFRPERGSLSAWLVGITRRKIADALAARTRRTRLAASLGATLEHEGRRDEEPERVLERLVVGEELARLPRVQRDVLELAYFADLTQTQIADRTGMPLGTVKSHARRGLLRMRHSLERAGVHAGR, from the coding sequence ATGACCGCAGACCGCACGACCGGAGTCCTCACGGCCGTGGACGACGTCGCCGACGACGACGGGATCGCCCGCGGTCTCGTCGGCGGCGACGAGCAGTGCCTCGCCGCCGCGTACCGGCGCTGGGGCCCCCTGGTCCAGGCTCTGGCCGCCCGCGCCCTGGGCGACCCCCGCGAGGCGGAGGACGTCACCCAGCAGGTGTTCGTCGCCGTCTGGCGCGGCCGGGCGAACTTCCGTCCCGAACGCGGCAGCCTGTCGGCCTGGCTCGTCGGCATCACCCGGCGGAAGATCGCCGACGCCCTGGCCGCGCGCACGCGCCGCACCCGGCTCGCGGCGTCCCTCGGCGCCACCCTGGAGCACGAGGGCCGGAGGGACGAGGAGCCCGAGCGGGTCCTCGAACGGCTGGTCGTCGGCGAGGAGTTGGCCAGGCTGCCGCGTGTCCAGCGCGACGTCCTGGAGCTCGCCTACTTCGCCGATCTGACCCAGACCCAGATCGCCGACCGCACCGGCATGCCGCTGGGCACGGTCAAGAGCCACGCCCGCCGCGGCCTCCTGCGCATGCGGCACAGCCTCGAACGCGCCGGCGTCCACGCCGGCCGCTGA
- a CDS encoding deoxyribodipyrimidine photo-lyase has product MTVSVILYTSDLRVHDHPPLRAAVQGADEVVPLFVRDPAVDRAGFAAPNRLAFLADCLEDLDRSLRERGGRLVVREGDTVSEVRAVVRQTDADEVHMAAGVTAFARRREARLRGALEEDGCRLYVHDGVVTVVPPGEVVPQNSDHFAVFTPYHRRWAAEPVRVPFAAPRRVCVPSGPRSAPVPRRSAVTDVSPALPAGGETEARKRLGSWLAAHLDAYEERHDDLAGDATSRLSPYLHFGALSATEAVHRAARRGGAGADAFVRQLCWRDFHHQVLAARPEASRADYRSRSGRWRVGADAEADLAAWREGRTGYPLVDAAMRQLAHEGWMHNRGRLITASFLAKTLCVDWREGAAHFLGLLVDGDVANNQLNWQWVAGTGTDTRPNRVLNPVAQAKRYDPDGRYVRRWVPELAGLDGPAVHEPWRLKGLDRAALAYPDPLVELSEGLARFRRLRGPS; this is encoded by the coding sequence ATGACCGTCTCCGTCATTCTGTACACCTCGGACCTCAGGGTCCACGACCATCCGCCGCTGAGGGCGGCGGTCCAGGGCGCCGACGAGGTGGTGCCGCTGTTCGTCCGCGACCCGGCCGTGGACCGGGCGGGGTTCGCGGCGCCCAACCGGCTGGCCTTCCTCGCGGACTGCCTGGAGGACCTCGACCGCTCGCTGCGGGAGCGGGGCGGGCGGCTCGTGGTGCGGGAGGGCGACACGGTCTCCGAGGTGCGGGCCGTGGTGCGGCAGACCGACGCCGACGAGGTCCACATGGCCGCCGGCGTCACGGCCTTCGCCCGGCGGCGGGAGGCCCGGCTGCGCGGGGCGCTGGAGGAGGACGGCTGCCGCCTGTACGTGCACGACGGTGTGGTCACCGTCGTGCCGCCCGGCGAGGTGGTCCCGCAGAACTCGGACCACTTCGCCGTCTTCACCCCCTATCACCGCCGCTGGGCCGCGGAGCCGGTGCGCGTCCCCTTCGCCGCCCCGAGACGGGTGTGCGTACCGTCGGGCCCGCGCTCCGCGCCCGTCCCGCGGCGCTCCGCCGTCACGGACGTGTCGCCGGCCCTCCCGGCGGGAGGGGAGACCGAGGCCCGCAAGCGGCTCGGCTCCTGGCTGGCGGCGCACCTCGACGCGTACGAGGAGCGCCACGACGACCTGGCGGGGGACGCCACCTCCCGCCTGTCGCCCTACCTCCACTTCGGCGCCCTCTCCGCCACCGAGGCGGTGCACCGGGCGGCCCGGCGGGGCGGGGCGGGTGCCGACGCGTTCGTCCGGCAGCTCTGCTGGCGGGACTTCCACCACCAGGTGCTGGCCGCGCGCCCGGAGGCGTCCCGGGCCGACTACCGGAGCCGGTCCGGACGCTGGCGGGTCGGCGCCGACGCGGAGGCGGACCTCGCGGCCTGGCGCGAGGGACGCACCGGCTATCCCCTCGTCGACGCCGCCATGCGGCAGCTCGCCCACGAGGGATGGATGCACAACCGGGGCAGGCTGATCACGGCCTCCTTCCTGGCGAAGACCCTCTGCGTCGACTGGCGCGAGGGGGCCGCCCACTTCCTCGGCCTGCTGGTGGACGGGGACGTCGCGAACAACCAGCTCAACTGGCAGTGGGTGGCCGGCACCGGCACCGACACCCGCCCGAACCGCGTCCTCAACCCGGTCGCCCAGGCCAAGCGGTACGACCCCGACGGTCGTTACGTCCGCCGCTGGGTACCGGAACTGGCGGGTCTCGACGGACCGGCCGTCCACGAGCCCTGGCGGCTCAAGGGGCTCGACCGGGCGGCCCTCGCCTACCCGGACCCGCTGGTCGAGCTCTCCGAGGGGCTGGCCCGCTTCCGGAGGCTCCGCGGCCCCTCCTGA
- the xdhB gene encoding xanthine dehydrogenase molybdopterin binding subunit, with protein sequence MSQLSERPAHPVVGVSMPHESAHLHVTGAALYTDDLVHRTKDVLHAHPVQVMTAHARITALRTAPALAVPGVVRVLTGADVPGVNDAGMKHDEPLFPDEVMFHGHAVAWVLGETLEAARLGAEAVEVELDELPSVVSLRDAIAADSFHGARPVLRTGDVDAGFADSAHVFSGEFHFSDQEHFYLETHAALALVDENGQVFVQSSTQHPSETQEIVAHVLGVPSHEVTVQCLRMGGGFGGKEMQPHGFAAVAALGARLTGRPVRVRLTRTQDLTMSGKRHGFHAEWRIGFDADGRIQALDATLTADGGWSLDLSEPVVARALCHIDNTYWIPNARVTGRIARTHKVSNTAFRGFGGPQGMLVIEDILGRCAPLLGLDPMELRERNFYRPGQGQTTPYGQPVTHPERITAVWRQVRSDGDVDRRRREIAAFNAAHPHTKRGLAVTGIKFGISFNLTAFNQAGALVLIYKDGSVLINHGGTEMGQGLHTKMLQVAATTLGIPLHKVRLAPTRTDKVPNTSATAASSGADLNGAAVKNACEQLRDRLTRVAATRLGANASDVRVVDGVARVLGQDEVLAWDELVRTAYFQRVQLSAAGFYRTEGLHWDARTFRGSPFKYFSYGAAAAEVEVDGFTGAYRLRRVDIVHDVGDSLSPMIDIGQVEGGFVQGAGWLTLEDLRWDTSDGPGRGRLLTQAASTYKLPSFSEMPEEFHVRLLENATEEGAVYGSKAVGEPPLMLAFSVREALRQAAAAFGPAGASVELASPATPEAVYWAVQEARARTTADVSHRV encoded by the coding sequence ATGAGCCAGTTGTCCGAACGCCCCGCGCACCCCGTCGTCGGCGTCTCCATGCCGCACGAGAGCGCCCACCTGCACGTCACGGGCGCCGCCCTCTACACCGACGACCTGGTGCACCGCACCAAGGACGTGCTGCACGCCCACCCCGTCCAGGTCATGACGGCCCACGCCAGGATCACCGCGCTGCGCACCGCGCCCGCGCTCGCCGTGCCCGGCGTGGTCCGCGTGCTGACCGGCGCCGACGTGCCCGGGGTCAACGACGCCGGGATGAAGCACGACGAACCGCTCTTCCCCGACGAGGTCATGTTCCACGGCCACGCGGTGGCCTGGGTGCTCGGCGAGACCCTGGAGGCGGCACGCCTCGGCGCGGAGGCCGTCGAGGTGGAACTCGACGAACTGCCCTCCGTCGTCTCCCTGCGGGACGCGATCGCGGCGGACAGCTTCCACGGTGCCCGCCCCGTGCTCCGCACCGGCGACGTCGACGCCGGCTTCGCCGACTCCGCGCACGTGTTCTCGGGCGAGTTCCACTTCTCCGACCAGGAACACTTCTACCTGGAGACGCACGCGGCACTGGCCCTCGTCGACGAGAACGGGCAGGTGTTCGTCCAGAGCAGCACCCAACACCCCTCCGAGACGCAGGAGATCGTCGCCCACGTCCTCGGCGTGCCCAGCCACGAGGTGACCGTGCAGTGCCTCCGGATGGGCGGCGGCTTCGGCGGCAAGGAGATGCAGCCGCACGGCTTCGCGGCCGTCGCCGCGCTCGGCGCCCGGCTGACCGGCCGGCCGGTCCGGGTCCGCCTCACCAGGACCCAGGACCTGACCATGTCCGGCAAGCGCCACGGCTTCCACGCCGAGTGGCGGATCGGCTTCGACGCCGACGGCCGCATCCAGGCCCTGGACGCCACCCTCACCGCGGACGGCGGCTGGAGCCTGGACCTCTCCGAGCCGGTGGTCGCCCGCGCGCTCTGCCACATCGACAACACCTACTGGATCCCGAACGCCCGGGTCACCGGCCGCATCGCCAGGACCCACAAGGTCTCCAACACCGCCTTCCGCGGCTTCGGCGGCCCCCAGGGCATGCTGGTGATCGAGGACATCCTGGGCAGGTGCGCCCCGCTGCTCGGCCTCGACCCCATGGAGCTGCGGGAGCGCAACTTCTACCGGCCCGGGCAGGGCCAGACGACACCGTACGGACAGCCGGTCACCCACCCCGAACGGATCACCGCCGTCTGGCGGCAGGTCCGGTCCGACGGCGACGTCGACCGCCGCCGGCGCGAGATCGCCGCGTTCAACGCAGCCCACCCGCACACCAAGCGCGGACTCGCGGTCACCGGCATCAAGTTCGGCATCTCGTTCAACCTCACCGCCTTCAACCAGGCGGGCGCGCTCGTGCTGATCTACAAGGACGGCTCGGTCCTGATCAACCACGGCGGCACCGAGATGGGACAGGGCCTCCACACCAAGATGCTGCAGGTGGCCGCCACCACCCTCGGCATCCCCCTGCACAAGGTCCGGCTCGCCCCGACCCGTACCGACAAGGTGCCCAACACCTCGGCCACCGCCGCCAGTTCCGGAGCGGACCTCAACGGCGCGGCGGTGAAGAACGCCTGCGAGCAGCTGCGCGACCGGCTGACGCGGGTCGCCGCCACCCGGCTGGGGGCGAACGCCTCCGACGTCCGCGTCGTCGACGGCGTCGCCCGCGTCCTCGGCCAGGACGAGGTGCTGGCCTGGGACGAACTGGTGCGCACCGCCTACTTCCAGCGGGTGCAGCTGTCGGCGGCCGGCTTCTACCGGACCGAGGGCCTGCACTGGGACGCCCGGACGTTCAGGGGCTCGCCGTTCAAGTACTTCTCCTACGGCGCCGCGGCGGCCGAGGTCGAGGTGGACGGCTTCACCGGCGCGTACCGCCTCCGACGGGTGGACATCGTGCACGACGTCGGCGACAGCCTCTCCCCGATGATCGACATCGGCCAGGTCGAAGGCGGCTTCGTGCAGGGCGCGGGCTGGCTGACGCTGGAGGACCTGCGCTGGGACACGAGTGACGGGCCCGGCCGCGGCCGGCTGCTGACCCAGGCGGCGAGCACGTACAAGCTGCCCAGCTTCTCCGAGATGCCCGAGGAGTTCCACGTCCGCCTCCTGGAGAACGCCACGGAGGAGGGCGCGGTCTACGGCTCCAAGGCCGTGGGCGAGCCTCCCCTGATGCTGGCCTTCTCGGTGCGCGAGGCGCTGCGGCAGGCCGCCGCGGCGTTCGGGCCCGCCGGAGCGAGCGTGGAACTCGCCTCGCCCGCCACTCCGGAGGCGGTGTACTGGGCGGTCCAGGAGGCCCGGGCGCGGACCACGGCCGACGTGTCGCACCGTGTCTGA
- a CDS encoding ricin-type beta-trefoil lectin domain protein: MRRIVALLATALLAGAAALTAPGAHAAENPAVTTGAAATVPGPGGVGSCTDGGMSATCTGLDPMQTWTVSGTCMAWDFSTNSYVFSQAFSSWVVGDTTHSASCFGTSTWWAGGVAFGSPVPAGPVGQVTGLGGKCLDVRGGSMANKTPTQIWDCLGNVNQRWKIGADGTIRAVGVCLDIWDGRTGNGTQVHTGPCNGNIAQQWSVRSDGAIVNTKSGRCLDVRGYDTTNGNVVQIWDCNATSNQIWRLPV; this comes from the coding sequence ATGCGCCGAATCGTCGCGCTCTTAGCCACCGCCCTGCTCGCCGGAGCCGCCGCGCTCACCGCGCCCGGCGCCCACGCCGCCGAGAACCCCGCCGTCACGACGGGGGCCGCGGCGACCGTCCCGGGCCCCGGCGGTGTCGGGAGCTGCACCGACGGCGGCATGTCCGCCACCTGCACGGGCCTCGACCCGATGCAGACCTGGACCGTCAGCGGCACCTGCATGGCCTGGGACTTCAGCACCAACTCGTACGTCTTCTCGCAGGCGTTCAGCAGCTGGGTCGTCGGCGACACCACCCACTCGGCGAGCTGCTTCGGCACGAGCACGTGGTGGGCGGGCGGCGTCGCGTTCGGATCCCCCGTCCCGGCCGGCCCGGTCGGCCAGGTCACCGGCCTCGGGGGCAAGTGCCTGGACGTGCGCGGCGGCAGCATGGCCAACAAGACGCCCACCCAGATCTGGGACTGTCTCGGCAACGTCAACCAGCGGTGGAAGATCGGCGCCGACGGCACCATCCGCGCCGTCGGCGTCTGCCTGGACATCTGGGACGGCCGCACCGGCAACGGCACCCAGGTGCACACCGGCCCGTGCAACGGCAACATCGCCCAGCAGTGGTCGGTCCGGAGCGACGGAGCGATCGTCAACACGAAGTCCGGCCGCTGCCTGGACGTCCGGGGCTACGACACCACCAACGGCAACGTCGTGCAGATCTGGGACTGCAACGCCACCTCGAACCAGATCTGGCGACTGCCCGTCTGA
- the xdhC gene encoding xanthine dehydrogenase accessory protein XdhC, producing the protein MTWVTAVAGLRARREPGVLVTVATVRGHAPRKAGAKLVVGRTGTWGSIGGGNVEAVAIDRARELIAASAAEPEMLDFALNDKVTNRHGVQCCGGTVSVLLEPLPVVRAVAVFGVGHVGMELARVLARQDLDLHLVDSRAEVLAEERLAALADAVARIRVHHTPLLPEEVIEQLPDGTHVLIMTHDHAEDAALCDAALRAPHLGTIGLIGSAAKWARFRTRLLTEGGHDEAAVDRIKTPIGLPGITGKEPATIAVSVAADLLRTFEKEGV; encoded by the coding sequence ATGACCTGGGTCACCGCGGTCGCGGGGCTGCGGGCACGCCGGGAGCCCGGCGTGCTCGTGACCGTCGCGACCGTACGCGGCCACGCCCCCCGCAAGGCCGGAGCGAAGCTCGTCGTGGGGCGGACCGGGACGTGGGGCTCGATCGGCGGCGGCAACGTCGAGGCCGTCGCCATCGACCGGGCCCGCGAGCTGATCGCCGCGTCCGCCGCCGAACCGGAGATGCTCGACTTCGCCCTGAACGACAAGGTGACCAACCGCCACGGCGTCCAGTGCTGCGGCGGCACCGTCTCGGTGCTGCTCGAACCCCTCCCGGTGGTACGGGCGGTGGCCGTCTTCGGCGTCGGACACGTCGGGATGGAACTGGCCCGCGTCCTCGCCCGCCAGGACCTCGACCTCCACCTGGTCGACAGCCGCGCCGAGGTCCTCGCCGAGGAGCGGCTCGCCGCCCTCGCGGACGCCGTCGCGCGGATCCGGGTGCACCACACGCCCCTGCTGCCCGAGGAGGTCATCGAACAGCTGCCGGACGGCACCCACGTCCTGATCATGACGCACGACCACGCCGAGGACGCCGCCCTGTGCGACGCGGCCCTGCGCGCACCCCACCTCGGCACGATCGGCCTGATCGGGTCGGCGGCCAAGTGGGCGCGCTTCCGCACCCGCCTCCTCACGGAGGGCGGCCACGACGAGGCCGCCGTCGACCGCATCAAGACCCCGATCGGTCTGCCCGGCATCACCGGCAAGGAACCCGCGACCATCGCGGTGAGCGTCGCCGCCGACCTGCTCCGCACCTTCGAGAAGGAGGGCGTCTGA
- a CDS encoding SgcJ/EcaC family oxidoreductase gives MDTYEREIRDLFAEYCRTWTEGDAVGFGRLFTEDADYVSYDGSWAAGVTRLQDNHDKLFRGVIAGSAMVGEIESLRLLTDSVAVLVGNGSVLMPWRRSLPKRRLSRQIIVCVRTPEGWRIAAIQNGRQRPVTIPEPDSMPSRMSQAMTRLARRAGIGRAREVALP, from the coding sequence ATGGACACCTACGAGAGGGAGATCCGCGACCTCTTCGCGGAGTACTGCAGGACCTGGACCGAGGGCGACGCGGTCGGGTTCGGCCGCCTCTTCACGGAGGACGCCGACTACGTCTCGTACGACGGCAGCTGGGCGGCCGGCGTCACCCGCCTCCAGGACAACCACGACAAACTGTTCCGCGGTGTGATCGCCGGCTCCGCGATGGTCGGCGAGATCGAGTCGCTGCGCCTCCTCACCGACTCCGTCGCCGTCCTGGTGGGCAACGGTTCGGTGCTCATGCCCTGGCGCAGGAGCCTGCCGAAGCGCCGGCTGTCGCGGCAGATCATCGTCTGCGTGCGCACTCCGGAGGGCTGGCGGATCGCGGCGATCCAGAACGGCCGCCAGCGGCCGGTGACCATCCCGGAGCCCGACTCGATGCCGTCGAGGATGTCGCAGGCCATGACCCGGCTGGCCCGGCGCGCCGGCATCGGCAGGGCCCGCGAGGTCGCCCTGCCGTGA
- a CDS encoding LysE/ArgO family amino acid transporter: MTSSLLAAVLAGFGTGLSLIVAIGAQNAFVLRQGARRHAVLAVVAICAVSDAVLIALGVAGVGAVVTAWPAALTAVGLAGGAFLLCYGFLAARRVVRPDATAALTAAGPDAGSARRAVLTCLAMTWLNPHVYLDTVLLLGSLASDRGDLRWAFGIGAALASLTWFFALGFGARLLSGLLSRPKAWRVLDGLVAATMLTMGGMLVAGA, from the coding sequence ATGACCAGCAGCCTCCTCGCCGCCGTGCTCGCCGGATTCGGAACCGGCCTCTCCCTCATCGTCGCCATCGGCGCCCAGAACGCCTTTGTCCTGCGCCAGGGCGCCCGCCGCCACGCGGTCCTCGCGGTGGTCGCGATCTGCGCCGTGTCGGACGCGGTGCTGATCGCCCTCGGCGTGGCCGGGGTCGGCGCGGTCGTCACGGCGTGGCCGGCCGCGCTGACCGCCGTGGGCCTGGCGGGCGGGGCGTTCCTGCTCTGTTACGGCTTCCTCGCCGCCCGGCGGGTCGTGCGTCCCGACGCGACCGCCGCCCTGACCGCCGCGGGCCCGGACGCCGGCTCGGCCCGCCGGGCCGTCCTGACCTGCCTGGCGATGACCTGGCTGAACCCGCACGTGTACCTGGACACCGTCCTGCTCCTGGGCTCCCTCGCCTCCGACCGCGGTGACCTGCGCTGGGCCTTCGGCATCGGCGCGGCCCTCGCCAGCCTGACCTGGTTCTTCGCCCTGGGCTTCGGCGCCCGGCTGCTCAGCGGTCTCCTCTCCCGCCCGAAGGCGTGGCGCGTCCTGGACGGGCTGGTCGCGGCCACCATGCTGACCATGGGCGGCATGCTGGTGGCCGGCGCCTAG